In Phenylobacterium koreense, one DNA window encodes the following:
- a CDS encoding SH3 domain-containing protein — translation MRASQFTAAVLAASLAIPVAAPAHAQTGNPLSSIFGCSAGGNKQAGGAVIGGLVGGVLGSNVAKNERTLGTVLGAAAGAAAGSYIGCRMQRSDQQKAQAATQYALDRGGSRSWSNPETGASGDVRVVSTSTGGGGQPVSLSGLRFARGVEPASGFESAGGRFTAPGTVNIRATPSTSGAVVGRLSAGQSFDALARVRGTNWLLAGQNGMAVGYVSESVVRPSGGQSYAGGNSVCRTFDQTIRTRDGSPQTERYTACKGADGQWVVRT, via the coding sequence ATGCGCGCTTCTCAATTCACCGCGGCGGTGTTGGCCGCGAGCCTCGCCATTCCGGTGGCGGCGCCGGCCCATGCCCAGACGGGCAACCCTCTTTCGTCGATCTTCGGCTGTTCGGCCGGCGGCAACAAGCAGGCCGGGGGGGCGGTGATCGGTGGCTTGGTCGGCGGCGTTCTGGGCAGCAATGTCGCCAAGAACGAACGCACCCTCGGTACAGTGCTGGGCGCGGCGGCCGGCGCGGCCGCGGGCTCCTATATCGGCTGCCGCATGCAGCGCAGCGACCAGCAGAAGGCGCAGGCCGCCACCCAGTACGCCCTGGACCGCGGCGGCTCGCGGTCCTGGTCGAACCCGGAAACCGGCGCCTCGGGCGACGTCCGGGTGGTCTCGACCTCCACCGGCGGCGGTGGCCAGCCGGTCTCGCTCAGCGGCCTGCGCTTCGCCAGAGGCGTTGAGCCGGCGTCCGGCTTCGAAAGCGCCGGTGGGCGCTTCACCGCACCGGGTACGGTCAACATCAGGGCCACCCCTTCGACCTCCGGCGCCGTCGTTGGACGGCTGAGCGCCGGCCAGAGCTTCGACGCCCTGGCGCGGGTGCGCGGAACCAACTGGCTGCTGGCCGGCCAAAATGGCATGGCGGTCGGCTATGTCTCGGAATCGGTGGTGCGCCCCTCGGGCGGCCAGTCCTATGCGGGCGGCAATTCGGTCTGCCGGACCTTCGACCAGACCATCCGCACTCGCGACGGCTCCCCGCAGACCGAGCGCTACACCGCCTGCAAGGGCGCGGACGGCCAATGGGTGGTGCGGACCTAA
- the ffh gene encoding signal recognition particle protein: MFDALTDRLSGVFDRLSGRGVLSEKDIDEALREVRVALLEADVALPVVREFISKAKERATGEEVIRSIRPADQVVKIIYDGLVEMLGGEAAEGLNLALNPPTVILMAGLQGSGKTTTAGKLALKLAKDRKKVLLASLDTRRPAAMEQLAMLAKQAEVDSLPIVPGQSAPDIARRAMSAAKLQGFDVVILDTAGRTTIDEAMMSEAAEIAKIASPTETLLVADSLTGQDAVRTAKAFHERLPLTGLVLTRADGDGRGGAALSMRAVTGLPIKFLGVSEKIDGLDAFDARRVAGRILGQGDVVALVEKAAQDLDVARTEAMAKKLAKGQFDLDMLAEQFGQMKRMGGMEGLMGLLPGVQKVKKQMAEANVSDKTIDRQMAIISSMTKAERKKPDILQASRKRRIAAGAGVDVAEVNRLLKQHRQMADAFKMMSRDGGKGFARMAGMLGGGGMDRLKALGGGKLPAPDPKQLEELGKLASQGGGLPGLGGPGGPKLPGLGGGLPPGFNPFKKS; encoded by the coding sequence TTGTTCGACGCACTGACAGATCGGCTTTCCGGGGTTTTCGACCGCCTTTCCGGGCGGGGCGTGCTCTCGGAAAAGGACATCGACGAAGCCCTGCGCGAGGTGCGGGTCGCCTTGCTCGAGGCCGACGTCGCCCTGCCTGTCGTCCGCGAGTTCATCTCCAAGGCCAAGGAACGGGCCACCGGCGAAGAGGTGATCCGTTCGATCCGTCCGGCCGACCAGGTGGTGAAGATCATCTATGACGGCCTGGTCGAGATGCTGGGCGGCGAAGCGGCCGAAGGCCTCAATCTCGCGCTCAACCCGCCGACCGTGATCCTGATGGCCGGCCTGCAGGGTTCGGGTAAGACCACCACGGCCGGCAAGCTGGCCCTGAAGCTCGCCAAGGACCGCAAGAAGGTCCTGCTGGCCTCCCTCGACACCCGCCGCCCTGCCGCCATGGAACAACTGGCGATGCTGGCCAAGCAGGCCGAGGTCGACAGCCTGCCCATCGTGCCCGGCCAGTCCGCGCCCGACATCGCCCGCCGGGCCATGTCGGCGGCCAAGCTGCAAGGTTTCGACGTCGTCATCCTCGACACCGCCGGCCGCACCACCATCGACGAAGCGATGATGAGCGAGGCGGCCGAGATCGCGAAGATCGCGAGCCCCACCGAGACCCTGCTGGTCGCCGACAGCCTGACCGGCCAGGACGCCGTCCGCACCGCCAAGGCCTTCCACGAGCGCCTGCCGCTGACCGGCCTGGTGCTGACGAGAGCCGACGGCGACGGCCGTGGGGGCGCGGCGCTGTCCATGCGGGCGGTCACCGGCCTGCCGATCAAGTTCCTGGGCGTCTCGGAAAAGATCGACGGCCTGGACGCCTTCGACGCCCGCCGCGTGGCCGGCCGCATCCTGGGCCAGGGGGACGTCGTCGCCCTGGTGGAGAAGGCCGCCCAGGACCTGGACGTTGCTCGCACCGAGGCCATGGCCAAGAAGCTGGCCAAGGGCCAGTTCGACCTGGACATGCTGGCCGAGCAGTTCGGTCAGATGAAGCGGATGGGCGGCATGGAAGGCCTGATGGGCCTGCTGCCTGGCGTCCAGAAGGTCAAGAAGCAGATGGCCGAGGCGAACGTCTCGGACAAGACCATCGACCGCCAGATGGCGATCATCTCCTCGATGACCAAGGCCGAGCGGAAGAAGCCCGACATCCTGCAGGCCTCTCGCAAACGCCGCATCGCGGCCGGCGCCGGAGTCGACGTGGCCGAGGTAAACCGTCTTCTGAAGCAGCATCGCCAGATGGCCGACGCCTTCAAGATGATGAGCCGCGACGGCGGCAAGGGCTTCGCGCGCATGGCCGGCATGCTCGGCGGCGGCGGCATGGACCGGCTGAAGGCGTTGGGCGGCGGCAAGCTGCCCGCGCCCGATCCCAAGCAACTGGAAGAACTCGGCAAGCTGGCGAGCCAGGGGGGCGGTCTGCCCGGCCTGGGCGGCCCCGGCGGCCCGAAGCTTCCCGGCCTCGGCGGCGGACTGCCGCCGGGCTTCAACCCTTTCAAGAAATCTTAA
- the rpsP gene encoding 30S ribosomal protein S16 produces the protein MLKIRLARGGAKKRPYYSIVIADSHSPRDGRFIEKVGAYNPMLKKDDPQRVTLKVERIQEWIKKGAQPTDRVARFLATEGLVKWEAGNNPKKAEPGQKAKERAEERAQREADRAAAAAEAAAAPAVEEAPAEEAPAAEEATSEQTEG, from the coding sequence ATGCTCAAGATCCGTCTCGCCCGTGGCGGCGCCAAGAAGCGCCCCTACTACTCGATCGTCATCGCCGACTCGCACTCGCCGCGCGACGGCCGCTTCATCGAGAAGGTCGGCGCCTACAACCCGATGCTCAAGAAGGATGACCCGCAGCGCGTCACCCTGAAGGTCGAGCGCATCCAAGAGTGGATCAAGAAGGGCGCCCAGCCGACCGACCGCGTCGCGCGCTTCCTGGCCACCGAAGGCCTGGTGAAGTGGGAAGCCGGCAACAACCCGAAGAAGGCCGAGCCGGGCCAGAAGGCGAAGGAACGTGCTGAAGAGCGCGCCCAGCGCGAAGCCGACCGCGCCGCCGCGGCCGCTGAAGCCGCCGCCGCTCCGGCCGTCGAGGAAGCTCCGGCTGAAGAAGCCCCGGCCGCCGAGGAAGCCACTTCGGAACAAACCGAAGGCTGA
- the rimM gene encoding ribosome maturation factor RimM (Essential for efficient processing of 16S rRNA): MGDENSTLIFVAQVGAAHGVRGEVKITSFTADPMALVDYRNLLRQDGSPALAIAGARPTKGGIVARLKGVTDRNAAEALRGLKLYIRREDLPEPEEDEFYLADLIGLTVETAEGEVLGKVRTVQDFGAGDLLEIQPKAGTSWWLPFTRDAVPEVRIAEGKVIAAPPPSVEADPRETRDS; this comes from the coding sequence ATGGGCGACGAGAACTCCACCCTGATTTTCGTCGCCCAGGTCGGCGCGGCCCATGGCGTTCGCGGCGAGGTGAAGATCACCTCGTTCACCGCCGATCCCATGGCGCTGGTCGACTATCGGAACCTGTTGCGCCAGGACGGCTCTCCCGCCCTGGCGATCGCAGGCGCCCGCCCGACCAAGGGCGGGATCGTCGCCCGCCTGAAGGGCGTGACCGACCGCAACGCCGCCGAGGCGCTACGCGGTCTGAAACTCTATATCCGCAGGGAAGATCTGCCCGAGCCGGAGGAAGACGAGTTCTATCTCGCCGACCTCATCGGCCTGACCGTCGAAACCGCCGAGGGCGAGGTGCTGGGCAAGGTCCGCACCGTACAGGACTTCGGCGCCGGCGACCTGCTCGAAATCCAGCCCAAGGCCGGGACGAGCTGGTGGCTGCCCTTCACTCGCGACGCCGTCCCCGAGGTGCGCATCGCCGAGGGCAAGGTGATCGCGGCCCCGCCCCCCAGCGTCGAAGCCGATCCGCGCGAGACGCGAGACTCCTGA
- the secB gene encoding protein-export chaperone SecB — MTDTDAAGPETNGAAAEPAIRVLAQFIRDLSFENPRAPESLRAQNAAQPQIDMGVEMNARGREDGLFEVDLKLSARATRDDGPVFHVELLYGGVFQINGVPQEDLEPVLLVECPRFMFPFARQIIASVTSDGGYPPFMLDPIDFAGVYAARRAQAMGEEPVGHA; from the coding sequence ATGACCGATACCGACGCCGCCGGCCCCGAGACCAATGGCGCGGCCGCTGAGCCCGCGATCCGTGTCCTCGCCCAGTTCATCCGCGACCTGTCGTTCGAGAATCCGCGCGCTCCGGAGAGCCTGCGCGCCCAGAACGCCGCCCAGCCGCAGATCGACATGGGCGTCGAGATGAACGCCCGCGGCCGCGAAGACGGCCTGTTTGAAGTGGACCTGAAGCTCTCGGCCCGCGCCACGCGCGATGACGGCCCGGTCTTCCACGTCGAGCTGCTCTATGGCGGCGTCTTCCAGATCAACGGCGTGCCGCAGGAAGACCTGGAGCCGGTGCTGCTGGTCGAGTGCCCGCGCTTCATGTTCCCGTTCGCCCGCCAGATCATCGCCTCGGTGACCTCGGACGGTGGCTATCCGCCCTTCATGCTCGACCCGATCGACTTCGCTGGCGTCTACGCCGCGCGGCGGGCGCAGGCCATGGGCGAAGAGCCGGTCGGCCACGCCTAG
- the timA gene encoding TIM44-related membrane protein TimA, which produces MQVLELIIFAGLAGVVLYQLYAVLGRRVGRQPEDSPTKEAAPATTRQAPSLEAQDDGVGLTGLPAIKHRDPSFDLSRFLAGAKGAYEMVVRAFAAGDRETLKNLLAPNVMSSFETAITDRETNGVTETVEFLHPPRADLERADLRDDMASITVRFLAEFRSRTKSIEGEAVDDKRTAELWTFERSLKSRDPNWTLVHVDAAEA; this is translated from the coding sequence TTGCAAGTCCTAGAACTGATCATTTTCGCCGGTCTGGCCGGCGTCGTGCTCTACCAGCTCTATGCCGTGCTGGGTCGGCGCGTGGGACGGCAGCCGGAAGACAGCCCGACCAAGGAGGCTGCGCCCGCGACCACGCGGCAGGCGCCGAGCCTGGAGGCCCAGGATGACGGGGTCGGCCTGACGGGCCTGCCGGCCATCAAGCATCGGGACCCCTCCTTCGATCTTTCGCGCTTCCTGGCGGGCGCCAAGGGGGCCTACGAGATGGTGGTCCGCGCCTTTGCGGCGGGCGACCGTGAAACCCTGAAGAACCTGCTGGCGCCGAATGTGATGAGCAGCTTCGAGACCGCCATCACCGATCGCGAGACCAACGGCGTCACCGAGACCGTCGAGTTCCTGCATCCGCCGCGCGCGGACCTGGAGCGCGCCGATCTGCGCGACGACATGGCCAGCATCACCGTCCGTTTCCTGGCCGAGTTCCGCAGCCGGACCAAGAGCATCGAGGGCGAGGCCGTGGACGACAAGCGCACCGCCGAACTCTGGACCTTCGAGCGCAGCCTCAAGAGCCGCGATCCCAACTGGACGCTCGTCCACGTGGACGCCGCCGAGGCCTGA
- a CDS encoding MltA domain-containing protein: MELRSLSRLFPALLLTLILAACATPKAVPPPAPPRPGPSAPPPTRPAPPPARPESFSQLPGWAQDDHAAGYEAFRTTCGVSRDPALGEICRRARAIGPLDAYRARAFFEENFQPELILGEGILTAYFSPEYEARERPDAEFSAPVRPKPIDLVGNGVGGKAALRRGPDGRTAPYPDRALIETSPIGQPLAWMRPEDLFFLQIQGSGVLSFPSGRRSKAVFAATNGKTFVGIANPMRDRGLLPANNTSGEAIRAWLADNRGPRADEIMRLNPRYVFFTLSPDDGRQPVGAAGIPLPAGRAIAVDTGRNSLGDIYFIEGVAPTLNGAFPAYRRTVMALDAGGAIKGQVRADLYLGLGDAAGAEAGRVRHTLRMHRLVPKVGPYR, from the coding sequence TTGGAACTTCGAAGCTTGTCGCGCCTGTTTCCGGCGCTGCTCCTGACCCTGATCTTGGCGGCGTGCGCCACCCCCAAGGCCGTGCCGCCGCCCGCGCCGCCGAGGCCCGGCCCGTCCGCCCCGCCGCCGACCCGACCGGCGCCGCCGCCCGCGCGTCCGGAGAGCTTCAGCCAGCTTCCTGGCTGGGCGCAGGACGACCATGCCGCCGGTTACGAGGCCTTCCGCACGACCTGCGGCGTTTCGCGTGATCCGGCATTGGGCGAAATCTGTCGCCGGGCCCGAGCTATCGGCCCGCTGGACGCCTATCGCGCCAGGGCGTTCTTTGAGGAGAACTTCCAGCCCGAGCTGATCCTGGGCGAGGGAATCCTGACCGCCTACTTCTCACCGGAGTACGAGGCCCGCGAGCGGCCCGATGCAGAATTTTCCGCACCCGTGCGCCCCAAGCCCATCGACCTGGTGGGCAACGGCGTGGGCGGCAAGGCGGCGCTGCGCCGGGGCCCGGATGGCCGAACCGCCCCCTATCCCGACCGGGCGCTGATCGAGACCTCGCCCATCGGCCAACCGCTGGCCTGGATGCGGCCGGAGGACCTGTTCTTCCTACAGATCCAGGGTTCGGGCGTGCTGAGCTTCCCGAGCGGCCGCAGGTCGAAGGCCGTGTTCGCCGCGACCAACGGCAAGACCTTCGTGGGCATCGCCAATCCCATGCGCGACCGCGGCCTGCTGCCGGCCAACAACACCTCCGGCGAGGCGATCCGCGCCTGGTTGGCCGACAACCGCGGACCGCGGGCCGACGAGATCATGCGGCTCAATCCCCGCTATGTGTTCTTCACCCTGAGCCCCGACGACGGCCGGCAGCCAGTCGGAGCGGCAGGCATACCGCTGCCGGCAGGTCGCGCGATCGCGGTCGACACCGGTCGCAACAGCCTGGGCGACATCTACTTCATCGAAGGCGTGGCGCCGACCCTCAACGGCGCGTTCCCAGCTTATCGGCGCACGGTCATGGCGCTGGACGCCGGCGGCGCGATCAAGGGCCAGGTCCGGGCCGACCTCTATCTGGGCCTTGGGGATGCGGCGGGGGCCGAAGCCGGCCGGGTCCGTCACACTCTGCGCATGCACCGCCTCGTCCCGAAGGTCGGCCCCTATAGATGA
- a CDS encoding Smr/MutS family protein, with protein MKRPIRPDEQKLWAMVAATVRAKPGRKAELPPAPAPGHKKPTGKVVDPAARLPLLEAKPAPPKPPRMAPEDIEPGRRHRIARERDPIGARIDLHGMDQDRARAALEAFVLRAWDDGYRAVLVITGKGSRGGGVLRHRAPEWLGGPTLRMAVAGISEAHRRHGGEGALYVALKRKPRA; from the coding sequence ATGAAACGCCCAATCCGCCCCGATGAGCAGAAGCTCTGGGCGATGGTCGCGGCGACCGTGCGAGCGAAGCCGGGCCGCAAGGCCGAACTGCCGCCGGCTCCGGCCCCAGGCCATAAGAAGCCGACCGGCAAGGTCGTTGATCCCGCCGCACGCCTGCCCCTGCTGGAGGCCAAACCCGCGCCGCCCAAGCCGCCCCGTATGGCCCCCGAGGACATCGAGCCCGGCCGCAGGCACCGCATCGCCCGGGAGCGAGACCCCATCGGCGCGCGGATCGACCTGCACGGCATGGATCAGGATCGGGCGCGAGCCGCGCTCGAGGCCTTTGTGCTGCGCGCATGGGACGACGGCTATCGCGCTGTGCTGGTCATCACCGGCAAGGGGAGCCGCGGCGGCGGCGTGCTGCGCCATCGCGCGCCCGAATGGCTGGGCGGGCCGACTCTGCGCATGGCCGTTGCCGGCATCTCCGAGGCGCACCGCCGCCATGGCGGCGAGGGCGCGCTCTATGTGGCGCTGAAGCGCAAGCCCAGGGCCTGA
- a CDS encoding Tim44 domain-containing protein: MTSRLSKIFAVTGLSLAMGLSLASEADARRGGSFGSRGARTYNAAPATKTAPTQAAPVQRSMTERQPGQAAATSPARPLGANPMNQRRPGLFSNPLVRGLMLGGLLGLLLGHGFGAGMAGMLGGLLQIALIAIVAMLAFRFLASRRRPAEAAAPNAGSTSFRSPFDIQQPASPQPAYAPVDLGQDLAVTGADREAFERLLREVQEAFGREDYGAIRERTTPEIMSYLAEELGQNATRGVRNKVSDIQMLEGDVAEAWSEGDLEYATAAMRYSSRDVMVDRESGAIVEGEDRPTETTELWTFVRRRGEPWKVSAIQEAA, from the coding sequence TTGACCTCTCGACTGAGCAAGATTTTCGCCGTCACGGGCCTTTCGCTGGCGATGGGCCTGTCCCTCGCTTCCGAGGCGGACGCCCGCCGCGGCGGCAGCTTCGGCAGCCGTGGGGCCCGGACCTACAACGCCGCCCCGGCGACCAAGACCGCGCCCACCCAGGCGGCCCCGGTTCAGCGCTCGATGACCGAGCGTCAGCCCGGCCAGGCTGCCGCCACCAGTCCGGCGCGGCCGCTTGGCGCGAACCCGATGAATCAGCGCCGCCCCGGCCTGTTCAGCAATCCGCTTGTACGCGGCCTGATGCTGGGCGGACTGCTCGGACTGCTGCTGGGCCATGGCTTCGGCGCCGGCATGGCCGGAATGCTGGGCGGCCTCTTGCAGATCGCCCTGATCGCCATCGTCGCCATGCTGGCCTTCCGGTTCTTGGCTTCGCGCCGCCGCCCGGCCGAGGCCGCAGCGCCGAACGCCGGATCGACCAGCTTCCGCTCGCCCTTCGACATCCAGCAGCCCGCGAGCCCGCAGCCAGCCTACGCGCCCGTCGATCTCGGGCAGGACCTGGCCGTGACCGGCGCTGACCGGGAAGCCTTCGAGCGCCTGCTGCGCGAGGTCCAGGAAGCCTTCGGCCGCGAGGACTACGGCGCGATCCGCGAACGCACCACGCCGGAGATCATGAGCTATCTGGCCGAGGAGCTCGGGCAGAACGCCACCCGCGGCGTGCGCAACAAGGTGAGCGACATCCAGATGCTTGAAGGCGACGTGGCCGAGGCCTGGAGCGAGGGCGACCTGGAGTACGCCACCGCCGCCATGCGCTATTCGAGCCGCGACGTGATGGTCGACCGCGAAAGCGGCGCCATCGTCGAGGGCGAGGATCGCCCGACCGAGACCACCGAGCTCTGGACCTTTGTGCGCCGCCGGGGCGAGCCCTGGAAGGTCTCGGCCATCCAGGAAGCGGCCTGA